In Macrobrachium nipponense isolate FS-2020 chromosome 30, ASM1510439v2, whole genome shotgun sequence, a genomic segment contains:
- the LOC135202242 gene encoding uncharacterized protein LOC135202242 — protein MAFCRKQLVWSYSLFLIVLSSKGSFILRNDTDDSKMLPSRVGEFVAKNAQQSQDVSSLKNFTSKISPEFHQSPNEDGLDKTPIKCSSDSENCKVSSNIRTSQIDNSIELMPASFFPNKTKATAINEQNSGMEDGILKQENSSSKISDIKMLQKPIKKLDFSVFKELFLKCLDKEFYERFYLEKNKVDSDGNFTNISKLLKALCHKAAENSKNASCSFKTQTLETDLGKTGNKISIKNLCFLLNTSEVNYMINTSLIGLGSTNLIHKNLTMLHQYFPLRLKKPEVVVDDVLLDEESGLPHDSKKGIGFRMFYWTYVSAFLYGASYLTSFLFSRFSIPGLVMNLILFQFFPDIIQSPVFQSFDLALSALYSSL, from the exons ATGGCATTTTGTAGAAAGCAGTTGGTTTGGAGTTACAGCCTTTTCTTGATTGTATTGTCATCTAAAGGAAGCTTCATTCTCAG AAATGACACCGATGACAGCAAGATGTTGCCTTCGAGGGTAGGAGAGTTCGTTGCAAAAAATGCACAACAGTCCCAAGATGTCAGTTCATTGAAGAATTTTACAAGTAAAATTTCACCAGAATTTCATCAAAGTCCTAATGAAGATGGCCTTGATAAGACTCCAATTAAATGTTCTAGTGACAGTGAAAACTGTAAAGTCAGTAGCAATATAAGAACTAGTCAAATAGACAACAGCATAGAACTTATGCCTGCATCTTTTTTTCCAAACAAAACTAAAGCCACTGCCATAAATGAACAAAATTCAGGCATGGAAGATGGCATACTAAAGCAGgaaaattcttcctccaaaatTTCTGATATTAAAATGCTCCAGAAACCTATCAAAAAATTGGATTTCAGTGTATTCAAGGAGTTGTTTTTAAAGTGCCTTGATAAGGAATTTTATGAAaggttttatttagaaaaaaacaaagttgataGTGATGGCAACTTTACCAATATATCAAAATTGCTTAAGGCACTTTGTCACAAAGCTGCAGAAAATTCAAAGAATGCCAGTTGCAGCTTTAAAACCCAAACTCTTGAAACAGACTTAGGTAAAACTGGgaacaaaatatcaataaaaaatttatgttttttattaaatacatCTGAAGTAAATTACATGATCAATACATCATTGATTGGATTAGGTTCTACCAATCTTATTCACAAGAATTTGACAATGCTTCACCAATATTTTCCTTTAAGACTGAAGAAACCTGAAGTAGTAGTCGATGATGTTTTATTAGATGAGGAGAGTGGTTTACCTCACGATTCCAAAAAAGGCATTGGCTTTCGAATGTTTTACTGGACCTATGTGTCTGCTTTTCTATATGGAGCCAGTTATCTAACCAGTTTTCTATTCAGTCGGTTTTCCATACCTGGTTTAGTCATGAATTTAATTCTTTTCCAGTTTTTCCCTGATATTATCCAATCTCCTGTATTTCAGTCATTCGATTTAGCACTGTCTGCTCTGTATTCATCTTTGTAA